The DNA sequence aagttatgagattgatcactgttcgttatcttcacttttcattaaaaCATGATCAGAAACATCGTCGCCCGCTTCGAGTTCTATCGAGaaaacatcgtcaacttcgattAATGAATTTGCAGTTGTatgtgtacatgagtaagaattccaacaaccaatcaacttaatgatgcctccctggccaggcagtcttttaaattaataaattcgTCATCTtataagtcggtaaaatgaagaattttaagagcctacctttgtttggaactgCCGTCTGCCATTCTTGTTTTGTCCCATCCTGCACATGATCAAGACAGTGAAtcttagaatttagcttagatgttCAGAACAGGATCTTTTGTAGATTTCGTAGCTGTCGGGACTACctatacttttaactaatattcaggtgaccgataaggcttgAGTAAAGCTTCGTCTCGAAGCTTAGCGCTTAGCGTCAGTTTTCGCAAAATCAACAGCCACCTGCACAGTAACGGCATCCGCCGTTCCCGACAACAACCACCGTCGTCCCCGGAAAAATCCACGTCCGTACTCAGAGCTCCGAAGAGACTCTACCTGAAGCAGGCCaccaatttgtaacgtgtagcggtcacccagccaagtgttGATCACGCTagccgttgcttaacttgtgtGATCAATAGAGACACTCTACCACATCAATAGAAAGGAAGGTCACTAGCGAGGCAATATAAGCTCTCGCTGCAGTAGTTTATCGAGAAGGAAAAcaggtttttaattaatttcacgaTAATTActaatcaaatgaaattcaGTCATAGCTTATGGACTTCACCTCATATATGAAACAATACTCTCGGTGCAAGCAATAACTCTGAagcaagcgtttcggagtttattggcaaaattaattcatttatagGTATAGATTATCTCCAGTACCCTTAgtctttgacctctgaccttgaaaatcaatagaatttgaCAACTCACTATAGGGAACATGTAGTTATGTGCAATATTTGATGACCCCTGTTTTAATGTTTCGTATATTGTAAGGATTCCCCAGTGACCTAAGCCTTTGTTCCTGATCCGCTAACCTGAGTATTCCATTTGTCTGCACATTACTGCGTATCATCAATGCAAAAGTgtcagaaaataaacatttaatgcTTGAATATTGTCCACAACAAACATTTTCTGAATAAAGACAGACAAACCACCCATTTTAATGTACCGATTTCCATATCAGATGCATATTGTTTTCATCTCTCTATCTCTTTGTCTGACCtcaactttaaccttggccataacttttgaagtATATAAACTTCCCacatatatgtagcaatattctattatcacctgcatatggtgtttatatatctcaactgattccatacgcaagagcttgttctgctatggtcagtttttacatcgaggcaagctacatgacaaacaagttgatggtgcaggggtttcaacagtctcgatcaaaatcagcatttcgcaaattctatggtcgttataacgatatactttgtcaatacaacctaccatggggtcaaatcctgtctgacgtgtttcataccgattattagaccgttcttggcacactgattttgactacggataactccgtttacctgatcaagatatagggctcatggtgggtgtgaccggtcgacatgggatgcttactcctactcctaggcacctgatccccctCTGGTGTgtttaggggtccgtgtttgcccaactctctattttatattgcttataggagttatgagattgacgtTAGagattcgttatcttcacctttcttaaaGGATAACTGCTGAACTGAAatgacaccaaaatctttgagctggtgaccttaacattgtcatttgacctacttttacaaAATTCGAATATAAGCCGTATCGTTCAGATCGTGAGAGGTACTGCTTTTATATCTATTATGTAcatttcttgtgagaagacctttccaatGATACCAGATTTGTTGAAGTTGTGACTAGAGGGTTTACGATCAATCCGGAATTTACATGTTGTATTACTATTGgttccatttttattatatCATGGACATGTGCTATCCTAGGTATATACGTTGCTGTAATTGATTTCTTTTAGTTCATCATAGAGTGATCTCAAGCTTATAGTACTTAAATACTAGTTACTTTTATTCAGATGTGAATTAGAGCCTCAAGAAACAAATAGATATCGTTCTTATTTAGTAACCTTGACCATTGATTAAGTTtttggaaatttgaaaaaaaaaaactgcattGTCTTACAATTCCACTTAGCTGTAATCCGAGGGaatcaatgtttcacaaacacatcttgtttttatacgcccgtcaaagACGGGACGTGTtttggtatggcgtcgtccgtctgtccggaccaggaaggcaggatacagaccgaaccgtaagccccaggattttacaacttgataatttgatcaccatgatgagaggaaaatgcctattgatttttcaaggtcagaagtcaaagatcaaggtcgtaGTGTTAtaacttagtaggaaaaccttgtaggcaggacaCAAAcagaaccgtaagctccagaatatttcaacttggtacatttgatcaccatgatgagaggaataTGCCTAATGTTTTCAAGGTTAAAagtcaaggtcgcagtatcatttagttggaaaaccttgtaggcaggatacaaaccgaaccgtaagttccagaatattgcaacttggtacacttgatcatgataagaggaagatgcctaatttttttcaaggttagaggtcaaaggtcaaggtttgCAGTATCACAGTAGGAAGACCTTGTAGGCAAGATACAAATCGAATCGTAAGCTCCAAGATATGGCaagttggtacatttgatcaccatagtgagaggaagatgcctgttatttttcaaggtcaaatgtcaaggtcacagtatcacttagtaggaaaaccttgtaggcagtagacaaaccgaactgttggggctagggccgtcaaactttgtacacatacactttatgccatgAAGAATATGCCTATTAtttcttaaggtcaaggtcgAAGTAGCAGGATGCAAATCCATTCGTTCGGGgcaaggaccatcaaacttggcacgcgtacatcttatgccaagtgaaaatattacatagagaatacatgatttgtcttgtttttacgatgcaaagaaagtatgtcacaccctgatgattgctgatgctacttgaagccaagttctacaaatcatggtgtaagaaaaacacctgATGTTAGATTTTCACggacgtattatgtaccgttggcggtactcttgttaaagaGAAAAGTCCACTATAATAAAATTACGCACAGCTGGTTTAAGGGCCCAGTATGACACCAAAAAGGATACGACTTTGCCTTTTGATAAATGTATTTCACAATTTTCTTTCCAGTAAATCACATTGCAACTACATTCGTATCTGAAAATCTTGTTCTCGAAAGcttttgatgttttttttattcaaaataaaacactctAAAGTCTGCACTTATCGTGGCGATTTTGCTCAAGTGCTTCAGTACATGTAGAATCAAAGTATAAAAAACGGCGCGAAATTGGTCGTAAATATTATTATAGTTTTTTAGTAACACAAGGGCTGAAGTCTGAAGAAAATAAACATATCTTTCACATGAAtttgcacattttttttttttttttacgttagATGTCAAATTAGGTTCTTGTCATATATAGTCCtttgttcaaataaagaatCAGCCCTCCTTCCATGGGAAGATAATCAGGAAATAGCAAAACCTAGAAATGGGGTCATACAGAAAACTTATCAAGATCAGGTATCCAGATCTTTATGTAAAGTATTAATCCTGAaagtttgattaattattagATACTTCAGAATATTCCCTTCTGGTGACCGTGAAAAATGATAGAAACCCATATGTTTGTACAAGATAAGCATTCGTGCATTCTGGTGATTATCTTGTTAAAGTGAAAATTTAGATCTGCAGCAAAAGTATGGACTGATGAACATGCGAACGTACATGAATAAACATAAGTTCcgttatattaaaaaaaaatgtacatgaaaacACGAGTTAATGGTATATCTGCCGTATTTTGTtcgatgttaaaaaaaaatttcagtatgataaactatgaaaaataatacgaTTTAACAATTTCGACAAATCATATACGAGTAATAAGGGAGTACTGGTCTTCTCAGTGTAAGGCGAAACCGCtgattttctaatgcatatatatgaagGAGTGACGTTTATGGTGGATGTGCGCAAGCGTGCGTGAAAAATATTACTAGAAACACGATGGGAGTTGAGGATTTCATTTACAGTATGTAGTTGTACTAAATGGTGACttcatgttaaacatgaaatttgaCTCATCCACAATTCCTCGAAGTGGTTCTCTCTACCCTGTTTCCTTTTGACTGTCTTTTATCACTAAATGTGTCTCAACAACAACCTGCAGACCGTTTACACTTTTACGTCGCCATGTAATTTTCCGCGTGCAATGTCGCGTAATCATAAATACTTCGAAATGAGCGTTCACtatcgggtacctgtaaagtgcgaaacgaaacgaaatctaccgaaacgaaacgaaatctgccgaaaccaaacccaccgaaacgaaacgaaacccaccgaaacgaaacctaacgaaacgaaacagtttgtataatcgaactcttttaattataataattaaaaatggtatcttaggcccctgttaaagtttacacatataaataaaattcgcctcccctttgatgtaggctttcgacttgactgatacaaagttttaaaagttggaaggggggatgggtaagcacaaagtacatagaTACCATGTacaattagcttcggatccataaatttcagaatggagggttacagtctcacaggtcagaggtctggggaaacacactaaacaaggggtggggtcgtcggcgttgggtccgcctttgggcataaattatacatggtttcagtattttttgctctaaagacaaatatatgtatacatgtggatattgtgtatttgtatgtagtatatcaaacgatggattctgaatatgtcctcccgttctctttgtgatttctgcttaaaattcccttgttcataagccttttcagtttacaaaatgccgacctcctaatattattgctttaaaaaaattccgttttccgtcccggttttaattccccgtcttagcaacacccaaaatgtatagagttttttccattattgaaagtactcgcacctcagctttcaattttctcagacactagcttcttcaaacaatgtatctatgcctaaaggcggatccaacgtcggcgaccccacacctcgtatagtgtgtttccccagatctctgagactgtaaccctcggttctgaaatttatggattcGAAACCAattgtacatggcatttaatcaactacggatatgtactttgtgcttactcccccctttccagcttttaaaactttgtaacagtcaagcggaaagcctacatcaaaggggaggcgaattttatttatatgtggtaactttcacaggggcctaagataaaattaaaagagttcgttatacaatctgtttcgtttcggtaggtttcgtttcgtttcggtgggtttcgtttcgtttcggtaggtttcgtttcgtttcggtagatttcgtttcgtttcggtagatttcgtttcgtttcgatttcgtttcgcactttacaggtacccttcACTATCCGATTTAAAGCAGCTTCTATGGGCGCAGGTAATACCTTTTTTGAATCAGCGTCTGTATCATAATTTTAAGCCTCGCTCTGACTCtgagttgaaataaaatattgaaaaaagcATCCAGACGTTTGTTGGGAGTATGCAAAAACGTCGAGATGGTTCCAGACTAATTCTCAGTTCACGCCTCCTTGCTTAGTGTTGTTCTTGACTTGAAATTGCTTCGATCTGTGCTCtcgttttgttgttttgtttttctgatgttaagaatgACGGTTTCAAATGTACTCAGAGAACGTACTAAGGTGCAGTCTGTGTGATGTCTCTGATGTAGCATTGGCAAGATTTGGCTTGGCTAAGACTAATTACTTAATTTGCCAGGTTGTTGATGTGTTTTTCGCCCGACTCAACTTTACAACTTAATCATCCTTCCAATTTTTCGTTAGAATTAAACATGCTATCCTCACCTTTGAATATTGATATTGTCCGCGTCGCTCAAGAATTTCCCTGCTACGAGTTTCGTCTTTTTGTGTATCAGTCCAAAGGCCTTCCGAACGTCTCGGTACATTGTTTTATGATACCCAGACGTTCGGAGGGCATGCATATGTCagtctttttttcaaataccCAATTTAACATTCTAAAGACATTGGAAGTAGGAACTCTTCATTCAAGAATTAAAACGTGACTTGGTCTCCATATTCAAACTAGCAACGCAACTAACCGTCAGTATAGGTgtggaatttatttttattccaGGGGTGACCAAGCTGTAAAGTGAAAGAGGAGGTGGACCGAGGCGAATGATACACTCGGGAGTCTGCGATTTGAACTGTGAGAAACTCTAAAGTACTGTAGTAAAATATAGTTTTTTATAGTTAGCCatagtaaaactttgatattttgatgtACTGCAGTAAAACTTGATATTATGATTTACTATAGTAAAAGCTTTGATTTGCTCGATTTATagtaaaaattttgattttccacAGTAAACTATAGGCGATTTTCTGAACTTCGTTACACTCACCTTTACACATGCATAAGGAAACAAAAAACGTTTCACgaaggaaaacaaaatattaatttatttcatgaacatgaaaaaaaatctcataTTACCTGAGACTACTCTACAAAAACTAATCTCACTCTCAGTGTGTATTTTTTCCAAAGTCGTTAAGGTACATTGTGTATCtacgttttcaatttcaaataattaacCATTCATCAAACAGAAATAAAAGTCTTATCCATATTACAAATCCAAAGGATACAGAAATCTCAATGAACACTAGAATCaatcatcaaaataaatttttattggTAAACATCATGCGGTGGAATTGATCAGAAGATTAacatattattctaaatctCTCTACACAGCATGTTTCTGAATTTCAAAACGAGTAACCTATGGGATCAAGGTTAGTCATTCTTCTGAATTTGGGCGCATGTATATTGGACATACAATGTAGTATACAACTTTTAAAGTAcgtataacaattttattttagaaacaaaaatatatcCTGCGTTCACCATTGTAATATTATCATACAAGAGGTCCAttggccacatcactcacctgagaaGTTACATTTTCCGATGCAAAACAAAAAACTCCAGATATGGCCCCACCCACGCCACGGAAAGCTTGTTATTTAACAGACCTAAACATGCAATACATGAGGATACTAATCTAACACATTGTACCCTTGTGACTCTTATAAGAAAAAGATCCcatatattccaatgtaaaacgTGGGCACCCGCTGAACCGAGGGGTTATGGCATGTACACATTTGAATTTATACTAGCTGAGATGACAAACTGAGCTGtggtggttcatgagaagatttaaaaaattccTATTCAACATTTGaacccctcttgtggccccgTCCTTACTCTTGGTACATGATGGTCTTTGCATATTGAATTGACAATATGAACCCTGGTGGTTGTTTAGGACAAATTTTAAGGAATATACCTGTAAACTGTATATACCTTTGTGTTGAACTATCATTGGGGTCTCCCCTGGACCACTTGAATCTACATGACATGCATGAACCAGGTGgatcttgaaaagaagattctTGAAGAAATCTCCTATTTATttctttgtatttaaaactCTTTTGTGTCCCCGCCAAGGCTGGAGAAAAGgacttttaaagaatttccctatatattcccatgtaaacttttcaatttctaCTATTGTCCCGTACTGATGTCAGAGACCATGGTTTgcataaatttgaatttaagCTTGCAAGAACATTGACGGACAAACTGCACTctcgtggttcttgagaaggagaaAATGATAGAAACTTCCTATATGTACTTGGTGGTTCTACCATAGCTCCAGAGATCttgatttcaacaaattttaatcttcattattcatacatgtatatatgaagtttttatacaaattttctGGTCACAATTTCCATTAGTCCTCAATGAAAGGCCTTTGAAAAGGGGGTATGATCTTCAATTTCTACAAACCTTTATACCTTTCACCCAAGAATATGATGTGTCATGTTGCAGAAaacggacaaatttttatctgaaGAGCTTgcttgaactttcagctcatgtgaggtAAGAAAATGAGTAGACAAACCCCAACATAAAGATTTGGAAACGAAACTACACTTTGTTGCGAAAGTTAGGAGAAACGACTGCACAGCTTccgttttcatgttttaatttatCCTCCTTATTTTCAGCGCAAACACCTATCAACTCTTCTGAAGTCTTGAAAATCAGGATTATTTAGTCATTCTATTTTTAACAGTGAATTTAGACGATGTATTTTTGCAAACTGTAGATGATTTAAGCTTTAACGTTAAATTTGACACAAATGTAGTATGCAAAAGCGAAATTTCATCACTGACCCCAACCCCTGCATTCAGAGTACATTACATCAAATCTAGAATAATTTGATATGCAGAGGATTACtaaacattaataaaaaataaaaaataaatgtaattgtTCTACATTTTCAAGTGTAAATGCTCAAAATGTAtagagatttttttaaataacagtTTGTGTTAGTTTTCATTATTCTACTTTATCTGTAAGTAAACATATCATGATTCATGTATTAATAAAATCAAGAGTAAGATTGAATGAGGTAATTGTTGAAAACACCCCATAGGTCCTCAAATTACATACTGACCTAGTTTACTCAGTAATTCCGTAGTTTAACGTAcaagtaaatatcaaaaatatacatttgCGAAAGTCCTTGATATATCCCTACTGACGAGTGACCTACACGTAACTTACAACTTACTCgggaaaaaaaatttcaaaagaaagtaTATAAGTTTACCATAACAAAATGCAGTTGAGAATCTTCCCTTGGGGCTATTACATTTGctacatattgattttattattgtCCTGATTTATATTTGCTTTGGTTTAAACCGTTCAGGGATtactattatatatttatttcattcgAAAGAAAAATGATGTCTTTTGCCCAAGATTCTCCAAGATTTGTGCGTGTATATCTGTGTGATTAAATAAGACGTCACGTGACAATGGGTCACGTTTTCAATGCTCTAATAATAATAAGCAGAAGAAGACATATTCCTCATTTGCGGAGACCAAATGAAGTTACAGTGTACGGTTATTGGATTACGGTCACAGAACGTCAGGGCCTGTTTGCTTTCAGTTCAGAACAAGTTTCTTCCATTCTCTATTGAAAGAATGATAAAATGCGAAAAATCCGGGCGATTTTtcagaataaaaaacaataatgAATACATACTAAGATTATAAAGTATAGTTCGAGATGTATGAAAGTAAAATAGGAATTTCTACACTGCTCAAATTTTATCGcaagaaatcattttaaaaaaagtaatatTAAGTGTGTCCCTTTATTCCCTGTCTACTGACCAAAAACCCAGAAATTAGAAAGACAGAAGTTTAATTTGATTCCTAACCGATGAAAACGTATGAAGATTTGGTAAGCTCATTTTTCTAATGGTTAGTCCCGATTTATGACACACTGAGGCCGCCCTCTATCACTCTGTTAAGGTAGTCCTGTACGTCGTACCACTCTTCCTCTGGCATGCCTAGTTTAACTAACGGTCTCTCGTCCCCTTCCATCACTGCCAATAACGCTTTTCTGAGGTTCTTTTCTTTATCTCCCAAACCGACAATCTGACCCAGTTCCTCAAGATTTGGCGATACTATAAAAACAAAGTTCACACTCTATTTTTATGAATCAATTTTGCATAGAGTGTTATCGTGTTGCAATTGCAAGGAGACATTAACGGACAGACagtatatttcatacaaaggTACACACCGACTAAGGCATGTGCAACAATCTCTGCAGATGCTCCATTAAACAATTTTGGAAGGATCCAGTCTTGGTTCCGCAACAAAAAATCTTCAAGTTCTTCTACCGAGGGTCTGTTTCCTACAAATTGAATCACGTGGTTTCAATGACAATATTGTATGACACATTGTACAGGGAATAACAGTGCATTTGGAAAACgttgtttttaattatattgcCTTTGCATTTATAATCAGTACGACCTATAGGGAATTAATAAtgcatattcttttttttttttatttcattaacaaaTTCCTCATCACCAATCAATTTTCATACGATCGAGTAAACCGTTCACATGGCAGAtcgtaaaaaagaaaaaatacatttactGAAATGTAACGTAATGAAGACTAATGAGTATTTTTCTATCTATTTTCGGCTGTTCGGAAAAGCATTATCCATTTTCATTAGGTGAGATGTACATCATAAATACAGCTGACGAATGAAACTCATACTGGCGTTACACATTTGCGGATCCTCATCGAATCCATCCGGACAGTCGGGCTGTCGATCACATATATTTCCTAACGCTATACACGTCTGCTGGGAGGATCGGCACAGGAACGGCGTTTCTGGGGGACATGGATTTGctggaaaaagaaaagaagtaCAATACTGTGTAATCTTCCAtcctaaaaataaaaactgCAGTCTAATAGACCACAGACTTCAAAACTACATTTTTagtcatgatttttttttactctctCAAAATCAACTGCAAATGAAAATCAGCACCTCTCTTTTGTAATTCCCAACCCTACAATCTATTGAACAGCTTTTCAACAAAAGACCCGATTTGTTGGATCAGCGGGCGAGATGCAAAAGATATTTTCGTACACAATCGGTAGATATGTTTATTACGACAGTTTTACATTGCTTACAGAACGATCACCACCCGTCGTTCAACCACCGAACTGCAGGAAAGCATAAATTCACATGTAagtgttataattttttttataaattcgATGATAAGTCCTACAATTTAGTATCAAGGTGAAGTGACTTCAGTGACCTTGGCATTTGCCATTGATAATATAAACTTGTATATCTACAGAACTTGCAGTGATAGAGACATGATATCTTTAACCATGATGATTGGATGATGAAGCCTACAAACTTGTATAAAGGTCAAGACTCTGGTGACTGGGATCTTCAACAATGAATATAGGATGATGGGGCCTataaactagtatcaaggtcaagttaCTCCAATGACGTTAACATGTGATCTTGGGCATGAAATCTACAATAATGATTAAATGCTTGGTCCTACATACTGATTTACACATCACACCGGCACCTATACTACAAAGATAACTTGAATAGAGATAGTACtttgtttgggagactttataattgGCAGATTATAACCATATTTTGCTTTACCCAAAACCGTACTGAATGTGATTATTGATTGATTACAAGCAATCAAGTGGAAAGAAGATTTTCTGTAGTTGGTACTTGTAGGAG is a window from the Ostrea edulis chromosome 5, xbOstEdul1.1, whole genome shotgun sequence genome containing:
- the LOC125650910 gene encoding neuropeptide prohormone-4-like isoform X1 codes for the protein MFQMKAAWRQDLPCFIVCVFCACVTHGMSVDFSRLRKPYLLPKRSDSSNPCPPETPFLCRSSQQTCIALGNICDRQPDCPDGFDEDPQMCNARNRPSVEELEDFLLRNQDWILPKLFNGASAEIVAHALVVSPNLEELGQIVGLGDKEKNLRKALLAVMEGDERPLVKLGMPEEEWYDVQDYLNRVIEGGLSVS
- the LOC125650910 gene encoding neuropeptide prohormone-4-like isoform X2, translated to MKAAWRQDLPCFIVCVFCACVTHGMSVDFSRLRKPYLLPKRSDSSNPCPPETPFLCRSSQQTCIALGNICDRQPDCPDGFDEDPQMCNARNRPSVEELEDFLLRNQDWILPKLFNGASAEIVAHALVVSPNLEELGQIVGLGDKEKNLRKALLAVMEGDERPLVKLGMPEEEWYDVQDYLNRVIEGGLSVS